A section of the Desulfurispora thermophila DSM 16022 genome encodes:
- a CDS encoding 4-hydroxyphenylacetate 3-hydroxylase family protein, with translation MALVSGKDYMERLAKMKPNVYLNGRAIDRTDERLRGGINIIKETFELAARPEWQELCVVESHLGVGKINRFCHIHQSKEDLLQKQKMTRLLCQRVGGCIQRCMGIDALNALSVVTKEMDDILGTVYHQRFLDYLKYFQSNDLVGCCAQTDVKGDRGKRPHQQTDPDLYLRIVEEREDGIVVRGAKAHNTAAPYVDEIIVLPTRAMTPQDGAYAVAFAIPADWPGVKLVIRPAHPRKRVHLEAPIFQFGDAESFTIFDDVFVPKERVFMKGEHMFAGFLALMFAHFHRHSYTGCKPAISDIIASAAALVTEYNGIEKLPHVQEKISHIIGTAELVYAAGIASAEYSEKFASGTQVPDEIFTNVGRRHAGQNVYHEYEILADLAGGLCATLPFEEDFFSEENGSLLHKYIQRVAGVAVEDVHRCYRLLEHMIVGDMAGVMQVAGIHGGGSPHMETVTMMQRYPMADLKKIAKYLAGIDTNFVCFHRETVTPKKLLEKYKPGR, from the coding sequence ATGGCTCTGGTTAGTGGCAAAGATTACATGGAGCGCCTGGCTAAAATGAAGCCCAATGTTTATCTCAATGGTCGGGCAATTGACCGCACGGACGAGCGGCTGCGGGGCGGGATCAACATCATTAAGGAGACCTTTGAACTGGCGGCCCGGCCCGAGTGGCAGGAATTGTGCGTGGTGGAATCCCATCTGGGAGTGGGCAAAATCAACCGGTTCTGTCACATTCACCAGAGCAAGGAGGATTTGCTTCAGAAACAAAAAATGACCCGCCTGCTCTGCCAGCGGGTGGGCGGTTGTATTCAGCGCTGCATGGGCATTGATGCACTGAATGCCCTTTCAGTGGTAACAAAGGAGATGGACGACATACTGGGTACGGTTTACCACCAGCGCTTTCTGGACTACCTGAAATATTTTCAGAGCAACGACCTGGTCGGGTGCTGTGCCCAGACCGATGTGAAGGGCGACCGTGGCAAACGGCCCCATCAACAAACCGACCCCGACCTTTACCTGCGCATTGTGGAAGAGCGGGAGGACGGCATAGTCGTCCGGGGAGCCAAAGCGCACAATACCGCCGCTCCCTATGTGGACGAGATCATAGTCTTGCCTACCCGGGCCATGACACCGCAGGACGGCGCCTACGCTGTGGCCTTCGCCATTCCGGCCGACTGGCCGGGAGTGAAGCTGGTGATCCGGCCGGCCCACCCCAGAAAGCGGGTGCACCTGGAGGCGCCCATCTTCCAGTTTGGCGACGCCGAGTCCTTTACCATTTTTGATGATGTCTTTGTGCCCAAAGAGCGGGTCTTTATGAAAGGTGAGCATATGTTTGCCGGATTTTTGGCCCTCATGTTCGCCCATTTCCACCGCCATTCCTACACGGGTTGCAAGCCGGCCATTTCGGATATTATCGCCAGCGCCGCCGCCCTGGTCACCGAGTACAACGGCATTGAAAAGCTGCCCCATGTGCAGGAAAAAATCTCCCACATAATTGGTACGGCCGAATTGGTTTATGCCGCGGGTATTGCCAGTGCCGAGTATTCCGAGAAGTTTGCCTCGGGTACCCAGGTGCCCGATGAAATTTTCACCAATGTGGGCCGGCGCCATGCCGGACAGAATGTCTACCACGAGTATGAGATTCTGGCTGACCTGGCCGGCGGCCTGTGCGCCACCCTGCCCTTTGAAGAGGACTTTTTCAGTGAGGAAAACGGCAGCCTCCTGCATAAATACATCCAGCGCGTGGCCGGTGTGGCGGTGGAGGATGTGCACCGCTGCTACCGCCTGCTGGAGCACATGATCGTGGGCGACATGGCCGGTGTCATGCAGGTGGCTGGCATTCACGGCGGCGGTTCACCACATATGGAGACCGTGACCATGATGCAGCGCTATCCCATGGCGGATCTGAAGAAGATAGCCAAATATCTGGCGGGTATTGATACCAATTTTGTTTGTTTTCACCGGGAAACCGTGACGCCCAAAAAGCTGCTGGAAAAATACAAGCCGGGGCGGTAG
- a CDS encoding TldD/PmbA family protein: MLDRQLLKEVLDLALAAGGDFADIFVENKAVTSISCEDGRIERVITGVECGAGVRVLSGDATSYAFTNDLSRDSLLEVARIASHAAQGDRLEACFDLRRQETKNFFTVIKRPDQVATAQKVEVVQAADRAARQVDREKIKQVQVGYGDVVQQVVMANSEGDYVADERIRTRLIVQAVAMEQGVLQTGYEALGNVKGFELVEGDVAEALARTAAERAVKMLSAQPAPAGRMPVVMAGEAGGTMVHEACGHGLEADLVQKGLSVYAGKVGQKVAATGVTVVDDATLDVHYGSYAYDDEAVPAEKVVLIKDGVLQDFLYDRLTARQEKRRSNGHGRRESYQYKPIPRMANTYIAPGKEDPEKIIREAKQGLLVKKMGGGQVNTTTGDFVFDVAEGYLIVDGQVGPLVRGATLTGNGPEVLQQVEMVGADLGFTIGTCGKDGQGVPVSDAQPTIFIKQLVVGGTASGQANGEIRRL, from the coding sequence GTGCTGGATCGGCAGTTGCTAAAAGAAGTGCTGGACTTGGCCCTGGCGGCCGGCGGTGATTTTGCCGACATATTTGTGGAGAATAAGGCGGTAACCTCCATCAGCTGTGAGGATGGCCGGATAGAGCGGGTGATTACGGGAGTGGAATGTGGAGCCGGGGTGCGGGTTTTGTCCGGCGATGCTACTTCATACGCTTTTACCAATGACCTTTCCAGAGACAGTCTGCTGGAAGTGGCCCGCATTGCCAGTCATGCCGCGCAAGGTGACCGGCTGGAAGCGTGTTTTGACTTGCGGCGGCAGGAGACAAAGAACTTTTTTACCGTCATCAAGCGGCCTGATCAGGTAGCCACCGCGCAAAAGGTGGAGGTGGTGCAGGCGGCCGACCGGGCAGCCCGGCAGGTGGACAGGGAAAAAATCAAACAGGTGCAGGTGGGTTACGGGGATGTGGTGCAGCAGGTGGTGATGGCCAACAGCGAAGGCGATTATGTGGCCGATGAGCGAATCCGCACCCGCCTGATTGTACAGGCGGTGGCCATGGAACAGGGCGTACTTCAGACCGGTTACGAGGCCCTGGGCAATGTTAAAGGTTTTGAGCTGGTGGAGGGCGATGTGGCCGAGGCGCTGGCCCGCACGGCGGCCGAGCGGGCGGTAAAAATGCTCTCTGCTCAGCCGGCTCCTGCCGGGCGCATGCCTGTAGTCATGGCCGGTGAGGCGGGAGGTACCATGGTGCATGAGGCTTGCGGGCATGGACTGGAGGCCGATCTGGTGCAAAAAGGGCTTTCGGTCTATGCCGGCAAGGTGGGCCAAAAAGTGGCAGCCACCGGGGTGACGGTGGTTGATGATGCCACTCTGGACGTGCACTATGGTTCATATGCTTATGATGACGAGGCTGTTCCGGCGGAAAAGGTGGTTTTGATTAAAGACGGTGTGCTGCAGGATTTTCTGTATGACCGTCTGACAGCGCGGCAGGAGAAAAGGCGCAGCAACGGGCACGGCCGGCGGGAGTCGTACCAGTACAAGCCCATTCCCCGCATGGCCAACACATACATTGCTCCGGGCAAGGAGGACCCGGAGAAAATCATCCGGGAGGCCAAACAGGGCCTTTTGGTGAAAAAAATGGGGGGCGGGCAGGTTAATACTACGACGGGTGATTTTGTCTTTGATGTAGCGGAGGGTTATTTGATTGTAGACGGTCAGGTGGGTCCGCTGGTGCGGGGAGCTACACTGACAGGCAATGGACCGGAGGTTTTGCAACAGGTGGAGATGGTGGGAGCCGACCTGGGCTTTACCATTGGTACATGCGGTAAGGACGGGCAAGGTGTGCCGGTGAGTGACGCTCAGCCGACTATTTTTATCAAACAACTGGTGGTGGGTGGAACGGCATCTGGTCAAGCGAATGGTGAGATACGGCGGCTGTAA
- a CDS encoding long-chain-fatty-acid--CoA ligase, which produces MTVPYESFWPARLPRTLSYPRVPLHRLLEVAAEFYPDKTAINYYGCPLSYRQMLEQVYQLAGALAARGLQQGDRVALYMQNTPHYVVAFYGVLRAGGVVVPINPMLTGHELLFLLQDSEATGLITTSDLYPRVAAVAEQTGLRFVVTGTYQDYLLKKPTLPLPDTVLGASGLESGVLTWRDVLQENQSPPAVQVTPEQFCFLPYTSGSTGVPKGCMHTHQTVMANLISSYYWLTNTVSSVHLATLPLFHVTGLVHSMLAPLYAGATVVLLTRWDKRAALEAIEKYRCTHWVNITTMLIDFLTIPDLSGRDLSSLVLVGGGGAPLPEAVGRRWEELTGLRYVEGYGMTETISQTHFNPPDRPKLQCIGIPDFNVDARIVDVESGAELPPGMAGELVISGPEVFLGYWKRPQETSASFIELNGKKFFRTGDIARMDEEGYFYIVDRTKRMINAAGYKVWPAEVESHLYQHPAVLEACVVGVAHPVRVEEVRAYVVLREGYRGKIAPEELINWCKERMAPYKYPRQVVFVDSLPRTATGKVNWRQVQETARQE; this is translated from the coding sequence ATGACAGTACCTTATGAAAGCTTCTGGCCGGCCCGTCTGCCCAGAACGCTTTCCTATCCCCGGGTGCCGCTCCACCGCCTGCTGGAAGTAGCGGCCGAGTTTTACCCCGACAAAACGGCCATCAATTATTATGGCTGTCCGCTTAGCTACCGGCAAATGCTGGAGCAGGTTTACCAGCTGGCCGGAGCCCTGGCGGCGCGCGGTCTGCAGCAGGGTGACAGGGTGGCTCTTTATATGCAGAACACACCGCACTATGTGGTGGCTTTTTACGGTGTGTTGCGGGCCGGGGGAGTGGTGGTGCCGATCAACCCCATGCTCACCGGGCATGAGTTGCTGTTCTTGCTGCAGGATAGTGAGGCTACGGGCTTGATTACTACCAGCGATCTCTATCCGCGGGTGGCTGCTGTGGCGGAGCAGACCGGATTGCGCTTTGTTGTTACAGGCACATACCAAGATTATCTGTTGAAGAAGCCTACCCTACCTCTGCCCGATACTGTGCTGGGTGCCTCAGGGTTGGAGAGCGGTGTTCTTACCTGGAGGGATGTACTGCAGGAGAATCAATCACCACCTGCGGTGCAGGTAACGCCGGAGCAGTTCTGCTTTTTGCCTTACACTTCGGGTTCAACCGGTGTGCCCAAGGGTTGTATGCACACCCATCAGACCGTCATGGCCAATTTGATCAGTTCTTACTACTGGCTGACCAATACGGTTTCCAGTGTGCATCTGGCCACCCTGCCCCTTTTTCATGTCACCGGTCTGGTGCACAGCATGCTGGCTCCTCTGTATGCCGGCGCGACGGTTGTCCTGCTCACCCGCTGGGACAAACGGGCGGCATTGGAGGCCATAGAAAAATACCGCTGCACGCACTGGGTGAACATCACCACCATGTTGATTGATTTTTTAACCATTCCGGATCTGAGCGGGCGGGATTTAAGTTCCCTGGTGCTGGTGGGTGGGGGCGGAGCGCCGCTACCCGAAGCAGTGGGCAGACGCTGGGAAGAGCTCACCGGGCTAAGGTATGTGGAAGGGTACGGTATGACGGAAACAATTTCCCAGACCCATTTCAACCCGCCCGACCGGCCCAAGCTGCAGTGTATCGGTATTCCCGACTTCAATGTGGATGCCCGCATTGTGGATGTGGAAAGCGGTGCGGAACTGCCTCCGGGTATGGCCGGCGAGTTGGTGATCAGCGGACCCGAAGTATTTTTGGGCTACTGGAAGAGGCCGCAGGAAACCAGTGCTTCCTTTATTGAGCTGAATGGGAAAAAGTTTTTCCGCACCGGTGACATCGCCCGTATGGACGAGGAGGGGTACTTTTATATTGTGGACCGCACCAAGCGCATGATCAATGCCGCCGGCTACAAAGTCTGGCCGGCCGAGGTGGAAAGCCATCTTTATCAGCACCCGGCCGTTCTGGAAGCCTGTGTGGTGGGGGTGGCGCACCCGGTGCGGGTGGAGGAAGTGCGGGCCTATGTGGTGCTGCGGGAAGGATACAGGGGTAAAATAGCTCCGGAGGAACTGATTAACTGGTGTAAAGAGCGCATGGCGCCATATAAATATCCGCGCCAGGTTGTGTTCGTGGATAGCCTGCCCCGCACTGCCACCGGTAAGGTTAACTGGCGGCAGGTGCAGGAAACAGCCCGGCAGGAGTAG
- a CDS encoding GNAT family N-acetyltransferase, translated as MKIINTATENIIIEGPVTADFIRSLTMHEKLSNFRSPARQQEALTIVAQSPEGLVYIAHNNQYIVGYTLFHYPSQYTRWSRHPRILELGAIEVARDYQKMGIAKKLLETAFENPLLEEYVVITTEFFWHWDLKGSRLDVWSYQKMLTKLFGYAGFKKRRTDDPEILEHPANMLMVRFGSKVPYQYIKAFEDLTYQNSLVD; from the coding sequence ATGAAAATTATCAATACAGCAACTGAAAACATTATTATTGAAGGACCGGTCACGGCCGATTTCATCCGCAGCCTGACCATGCATGAAAAACTGAGCAATTTTCGTTCCCCGGCCCGGCAGCAGGAAGCCCTGACCATTGTTGCCCAGTCCCCGGAAGGGCTTGTCTATATTGCTCACAATAATCAGTATATTGTTGGCTACACCCTCTTTCATTACCCCAGTCAGTACACCAGGTGGAGCAGACATCCGCGCATTCTGGAGCTGGGCGCCATTGAAGTAGCCCGCGATTACCAGAAGATGGGCATAGCCAAAAAGCTGCTGGAGACCGCTTTTGAAAACCCGCTGCTGGAAGAGTATGTCGTCATCACCACCGAATTTTTCTGGCACTGGGACTTGAAAGGTAGCCGGCTGGATGTCTGGAGCTACCAGAAGATGCTGACCAAGTTGTTCGGCTACGCCGGCTTTAAAAAACGCCGCACTGATGACCCGGAAATACTGGAACACCCGGCCAACATGCTTATGGTGCGGTTTGGCAGCAAAGTTCCCTATCAGTACATCAAAGCTTTTGAAGACTTAACCTATCAAAACTCACTGGTTGACTGA
- a CDS encoding AMP-binding enzyme: MIKCSGYSVFPEEVEMLLLKHPAIQQVAVVGVPDPVRGESVKAFVVLRENYKGQIKPEEVIEWAKNSMAAYKYPRQVEFRDALPATGTGKVLRRLLKEGN; the protein is encoded by the coding sequence ATGATTAAGTGTTCCGGCTATAGTGTTTTCCCGGAGGAAGTGGAAATGTTGCTGCTGAAACATCCGGCCATACAGCAGGTGGCGGTGGTGGGAGTGCCCGATCCGGTACGCGGGGAAAGTGTCAAGGCCTTTGTGGTTTTGAGAGAAAATTACAAAGGACAGATTAAACCGGAGGAAGTTATAGAGTGGGCCAAAAACAGTATGGCTGCTTATAAATACCCCCGGCAGGTGGAATTCCGGGATGCCTTGCCGGCCACCGGCACGGGCAAGGTGCTGCGCCGTTTGCTGAAAGAGGGGAATTGA
- a CDS encoding sigma-54 interaction domain-containing protein, giving the protein MDNAYSSIFHGSYDGLVLCDSNGVLLNLNEGYRRITGASVQDVREALGRPMAELVQEGVVAPSVTLEVLRRKQAVTLLQRIKTGRIVLATGNPLYDEIGRIKYVVTNVRSNSWPGVLDSGFGVRQGKKLEYIWSAGQGLPVLVASSPAMGKVLELARRVAASSLPVIICGESGTGKDVLARFIHACSLVADGPFVPVNCAAVQENLLEAELFGYEPGAFTGASKRGKEGLVEVAHGGTLFLDEIAEIPVRMQAKLLRFLQDGEFYRVGGNRPRHVQVRLICATNQNLSELINKGLFRSDLYYRMAGVTLNLPALRERREDIWLLAGHFIRQVGLKYGREKVFDPQVRPLLEAYAWPGNVRELQNTVERVYVLAAGEIIDPDDVQELLDVLPPPADLTGSAAGDMVGDFKKLQEQFEKELFQKAMRQYGSIRGTARALGLAPATVIRKLRKYKI; this is encoded by the coding sequence ATGGATAATGCTTATTCCAGCATTTTTCACGGTTCCTATGACGGCCTGGTGCTTTGCGATAGCAATGGTGTGTTGCTTAACCTGAATGAGGGCTACCGGCGCATTACCGGGGCATCCGTCCAGGATGTGCGGGAGGCGCTGGGCCGGCCCATGGCAGAACTGGTGCAGGAAGGGGTGGTTGCTCCTTCGGTAACTCTGGAGGTACTGCGCCGCAAGCAGGCGGTTACGCTGTTGCAGCGCATCAAAACCGGTCGCATTGTGCTGGCAACCGGGAATCCGCTTTATGATGAAATAGGGCGGATAAAATATGTGGTGACCAATGTGCGCAGCAACAGCTGGCCCGGTGTTTTGGACAGTGGCTTTGGTGTCCGGCAGGGGAAAAAGCTGGAATATATCTGGAGCGCCGGCCAGGGCTTGCCCGTACTGGTGGCGTCCAGTCCCGCCATGGGCAAAGTGCTGGAACTGGCCCGGCGGGTGGCGGCTTCCAGCCTGCCGGTGATCATCTGCGGCGAGTCGGGTACGGGCAAGGATGTGCTGGCCAGGTTCATCCACGCTTGCAGCCTGGTGGCGGACGGGCCTTTTGTGCCGGTAAACTGTGCCGCTGTGCAGGAAAATCTGCTGGAAGCCGAGCTTTTTGGTTACGAGCCGGGGGCATTTACCGGTGCCAGCAAACGGGGCAAAGAAGGGCTGGTGGAAGTAGCCCACGGCGGTACCCTGTTCCTGGATGAAATAGCCGAAATCCCGGTGCGCATGCAGGCCAAGCTGTTACGCTTTTTGCAGGACGGCGAGTTCTACCGGGTGGGCGGCAATCGCCCCCGGCATGTGCAGGTGCGCCTGATCTGTGCCACCAATCAGAATTTGTCCGAATTAATCAATAAAGGGTTATTCCGCTCCGACCTGTATTACCGCATGGCCGGTGTCACGCTGAACTTGCCCGCCCTGCGGGAACGGCGGGAGGACATCTGGCTTTTGGCCGGACATTTTATACGCCAGGTTGGGCTGAAGTATGGGCGGGAAAAGGTATTTGATCCACAGGTGCGGCCGCTTCTGGAGGCGTATGCCTGGCCGGGTAATGTGCGGGAACTGCAGAATACGGTGGAAAGGGTTTATGTGCTGGCGGCAGGAGAAATAATCGACCCGGATGATGTGCAGGAGTTGTTGGATGTTCTCCCGCCGCCGGCCGATTTGACTGGCTCCGCCGCTGGAGATATGGTGGGCGACTTTAAAAAGTTGCAGGAGCAGTTTGAGAAGGAGTTGTTCCAGAAAGCCATGCGGCAGTATGGCAGCATTCGGGGAACGGCCAGAGCGCTGGGGCTGGCTCCAGCTACTGTAATTAGAAAATTGAGAAAGTATAAAATATAA
- a CDS encoding N-acyl homoserine lactonase family protein codes for MYRIIPLQVAEIMAPLGVVAMFGDMQKLLVAPVFVFYLEGGDKKILVDAGVNAPDSSGTVHGFPIMGGGEQGLRQALAQVGVQPEEVDFLILTHLHFDHCAMLPLFRRARIVVQEKEWRTAHNPVPIARAVYERELFATLERMNLVLVNGDCEIAPGVKVLLLPGHTQGMQGVAVDTGQGRFVLAGDLLYSYYNLDPSLSSFKDLRGNEIAVLPRPDLPFLPPAVHIDLSDWYASCWKAVAQAGGRERVIPGHDPAVAGKVFGE; via the coding sequence ATGTACCGGATTATACCATTGCAGGTAGCGGAAATAATGGCCCCGCTGGGTGTGGTGGCCATGTTTGGCGATATGCAAAAGCTGCTGGTGGCGCCCGTGTTTGTTTTTTACCTGGAGGGTGGAGACAAGAAAATACTGGTGGATGCTGGAGTCAACGCTCCCGACAGCAGTGGGACGGTGCACGGTTTCCCCATCATGGGCGGCGGAGAACAGGGGCTGCGCCAGGCTCTGGCCCAAGTGGGGGTGCAGCCCGAAGAAGTTGATTTTTTAATTCTCACCCATTTGCACTTTGACCATTGTGCTATGTTGCCGCTGTTCCGGCGGGCGCGAATTGTGGTGCAGGAAAAGGAATGGCGGACGGCGCACAATCCGGTGCCCATTGCCCGGGCGGTGTACGAGCGTGAACTGTTTGCGACGCTGGAACGGATGAATCTGGTGCTGGTTAATGGGGACTGCGAAATAGCACCGGGAGTGAAGGTTTTATTATTACCGGGGCATACCCAGGGCATGCAGGGTGTGGCGGTGGACACCGGACAAGGCAGGTTTGTCCTGGCCGGAGATTTGCTCTACAGCTATTACAACCTGGATCCGTCCTTGTCGTCATTTAAAGACCTGAGGGGGAACGAAATAGCTGTACTGCCCCGTCCCGATTTGCCCTTTTTGCCTCCGGCCGTGCATATAGACTTGAGTGACTGGTATGCCAGTTGCTGGAAGGCGGTGGCGCAGGCCGGTGGACGGGAAAGGGTTATCCCCGGTCACGATCCGGCGGTGGCGGGAAAGGTTTTTGGTGAGTAA
- a CDS encoding acetate--CoA ligase family protein yields the protein MHRPDIERIQGMFYPQRVAVIGATDSPDKVGYNLLESLIYGGFKGEVYPVHPKLNSIMGLRVYRSLSDIPHPVDLALVSLNQHATVEAVEQCGQLGVKGAVCVAGGFRETGETGLALEKRLVEIAQKYGIKVVGPNTLGIINTDADLDASFYPLRLKKGNVSFISQSGGIGLYIIQKASDEGLGINKWIGAGNRTVLEIADYLEYLLTDPGTKVIGVFLEGVDDTRRLVQTAGKVARQKPVVVYKVGQSDAVNYAAMTHTGSIAGSHRLFQDIFRQYGILLVESVPELVAACKALSLCPLPAGDRAGLYTYTAGPSIVALDRLAKQGVNVPAFNQESIQRIKSILGENPPVILKNPLDAAGLGFAAETYGRLVEAVLEDPNVDLLATFSCVQKNWRNPTRELITAKQKTNKPILACYISTVGDVAGDRQALQEAGIPLYISPDEAAWGAAALVHYSRPAVQQEPNFTAQITAPKDMEKVNEIIGRARSEGRNLLLEDEAKEVLATFGIPVTPCLAARSADEAAACAQKLGYPVVLKIRSPRIIHKSDYGGVRLNLADETSLRQAYREMTTKALPLDPEAAVTVQPMAAEGIELIIGMTVDDQFGPVVACGLGGIFTEIIKDVSFRMLPLDQEEAGQMIRQIKGSRLLAGYRGKPPGDIDALASIIARLSNLAMAIGEIAEMDLNPVVAYPSGALVLDARMVLKPALNDL from the coding sequence ATGCACAGGCCAGATATAGAGAGAATACAAGGTATGTTTTATCCACAACGGGTGGCTGTGATCGGCGCTACGGATTCGCCGGACAAGGTAGGATATAACCTCCTGGAAAGTCTCATCTATGGGGGATTTAAAGGTGAAGTATATCCCGTACACCCAAAGCTTAACTCCATAATGGGCCTGCGGGTTTATCGCTCTCTGAGCGACATACCGCACCCGGTGGACCTGGCTCTGGTTTCCCTGAACCAGCATGCCACTGTGGAAGCAGTGGAGCAATGCGGGCAACTGGGAGTAAAAGGAGCTGTCTGCGTTGCCGGCGGTTTCCGGGAAACTGGCGAGACAGGGCTCGCCCTGGAAAAAAGGTTGGTGGAGATAGCCCAAAAGTACGGAATTAAAGTAGTTGGCCCCAATACCCTGGGGATAATCAACACCGATGCGGACCTGGATGCATCCTTTTACCCATTGCGCCTGAAGAAGGGCAATGTTTCATTTATCAGCCAGAGCGGTGGCATAGGCCTGTACATTATCCAAAAGGCCTCGGATGAGGGTCTGGGAATAAACAAGTGGATTGGCGCGGGCAACCGCACCGTCCTGGAAATTGCCGACTACCTGGAATATCTGCTCACAGACCCCGGCACAAAGGTGATTGGAGTTTTTCTGGAAGGGGTGGATGACACCCGCCGGCTGGTCCAGACAGCGGGTAAAGTAGCCCGCCAAAAACCTGTCGTGGTGTACAAAGTCGGCCAATCCGATGCCGTCAACTACGCCGCCATGACCCACACCGGGAGCATAGCCGGCTCCCACCGGCTCTTCCAGGACATTTTCCGGCAGTACGGTATACTGCTGGTAGAAAGCGTGCCTGAACTGGTGGCGGCCTGCAAGGCTCTCTCCCTGTGCCCGCTCCCCGCCGGAGACCGGGCCGGCCTGTACACCTATACGGCCGGGCCCAGCATTGTGGCCCTGGACCGGCTGGCCAAACAGGGTGTGAACGTTCCTGCCTTCAACCAGGAGAGCATCCAGAGAATAAAGAGTATCCTGGGCGAAAATCCGCCCGTCATATTGAAAAACCCCCTGGACGCAGCGGGGCTTGGTTTTGCGGCCGAAACATACGGCCGGCTGGTAGAAGCGGTGCTGGAGGACCCCAACGTTGATCTTCTGGCCACCTTCAGCTGCGTGCAGAAAAACTGGCGCAATCCCACCCGGGAGCTCATTACGGCCAAACAAAAAACCAACAAGCCCATTCTGGCCTGTTATATTTCCACTGTGGGAGATGTGGCAGGGGACAGACAGGCCCTCCAGGAGGCGGGCATACCGCTCTATATATCACCCGATGAAGCCGCCTGGGGCGCGGCCGCCCTGGTGCACTACAGCAGACCGGCGGTACAGCAGGAACCCAATTTTACCGCCCAAATTACAGCCCCCAAAGATATGGAAAAAGTTAATGAAATAATAGGCAGAGCCCGCTCTGAAGGCAGGAACCTGCTGTTGGAGGACGAAGCCAAGGAAGTTTTGGCCACCTTCGGCATTCCGGTAACCCCCTGTCTGGCAGCCCGGAGCGCAGACGAGGCAGCAGCATGCGCCCAAAAACTTGGTTATCCGGTAGTATTAAAAATCCGCTCCCCCAGAATTATCCATAAATCGGATTACGGTGGTGTGCGCCTGAACCTTGCCGATGAGACGTCACTGCGCCAGGCTTACAGAGAAATGACCACAAAAGCCCTTCCTCTGGATCCAGAAGCAGCCGTAACAGTGCAACCCATGGCCGCAGAGGGAATAGAGTTAATCATAGGTATGACTGTGGATGACCAGTTTGGTCCGGTGGTAGCCTGCGGTCTGGGAGGAATTTTTACCGAAATAATAAAAGATGTCTCCTTCCGCATGCTCCCGCTTGATCAAGAAGAAGCCGGCCAAATGATCCGGCAGATCAAAGGCAGCCGTCTCCTGGCAGGTTACCGGGGAAAACCGCCAGGAGACATTGACGCCCTGGCAAGTATTATTGCCAGGTTGTCCAACCTGGCCATGGCAATAGGTGAAATAGCGGAGATGGATTTAAACCCCGTCGTAGCATATCCGAGCGGTGCGCTTGTACTGGACGCCCGCATGGTGTTAAAGCCAGCCCTGAATGATTTGTGA